One genomic region from Cetobacterium sp. 8H encodes:
- the thrS gene encoding threonine--tRNA ligase — protein MKVILPSGDIKEFENSVNMFEIAKSISNSLAKKAVGAKVDGVEVDMSYILDRDANVEIITPETSEGEEIIKHSTAHLLAQAVIRLFPGTKVAIGPSIENGFYYDFDPVEQFTDEDLAKIEAEMKKIVKENIKVERIEMVREEAIEHFKNLGETYKVEIIESIPANEMLTFYKQGDFIDLCRGPHVPSTSYLKAFKLKSVAGAYWRGDSNNKMLQRIYGFAFATEPQLKAHLKFLEEAEKRDHRRLGKELELFFTSDFGPGFPFFLPNGMKMRNVLTDLWRREHEKAGYEMIQTPIMLNKELWETSGHWMNYRENMYTSEIDETEFAIKPMNCPGGVLVYKYGMHSYKDLPIRAGELGIVHRHEFSGALHGLMRVRNFTQDDAHIFMTPEQIEDEIIGVVNLIDKFYRGLFGFEYAIELSTRPEKAIGSQEIWDKAESALEGALKKLGRDYKLNPGDGAFYGPKLDFKIKDAIGRTWQCGTIQLDFNLPERFDISYIGEDGEKHRPVMIHRVVYGSLERFMGILIEHYAGAFPTWLAPCQVKVLTINDEVAPYAQEVVEMLKEAGIRAEIDARAESIGYKIREANGRYKVPVQLIIGKNEVENREVNVRRFGSQDQESMSLDSFIKMMTVEAKPTFN, from the coding sequence ATGAAAGTAATATTACCAAGTGGAGATATAAAAGAATTTGAAAACAGTGTAAATATGTTTGAGATTGCAAAATCAATAAGCAATTCATTAGCTAAAAAAGCTGTTGGAGCAAAAGTTGATGGAGTAGAAGTAGATATGAGTTACATATTAGATAGAGATGCTAATGTTGAAATTATAACTCCTGAAACTTCAGAGGGAGAAGAGATAATAAAACACTCAACAGCTCACCTTTTAGCTCAAGCAGTTATAAGACTTTTCCCAGGTACAAAAGTAGCAATAGGTCCATCTATTGAGAATGGATTCTATTATGATTTTGACCCTGTTGAGCAGTTTACAGATGAAGACTTAGCTAAAATTGAAGCTGAAATGAAGAAGATAGTAAAAGAGAATATAAAAGTTGAAAGAATAGAAATGGTTAGAGAAGAAGCTATAGAGCACTTCAAAAACTTAGGTGAGACTTATAAAGTTGAAATTATTGAAAGTATTCCAGCAAATGAGATGTTAACATTTTACAAGCAAGGAGACTTCATTGATTTATGTAGAGGGCCACATGTGCCATCAACATCTTATTTAAAAGCATTCAAATTAAAATCGGTTGCAGGAGCTTACTGGAGAGGGGATTCTAACAATAAAATGTTACAAAGAATCTATGGATTTGCATTTGCAACTGAGCCTCAATTAAAAGCACATTTAAAATTCTTAGAAGAAGCAGAAAAAAGAGATCATAGAAGACTAGGTAAAGAGTTAGAATTATTCTTTACAAGTGATTTCGGACCAGGATTCCCATTCTTCTTACCAAATGGAATGAAAATGAGAAACGTATTAACTGATCTTTGGAGAAGAGAACATGAGAAAGCTGGATATGAAATGATACAGACTCCAATCATGTTAAATAAAGAGTTATGGGAAACTTCAGGACACTGGATGAACTATAGAGAAAATATGTATACATCAGAAATTGATGAGACTGAGTTCGCTATAAAACCTATGAACTGTCCAGGAGGAGTTTTAGTTTATAAATATGGAATGCACTCGTATAAAGATTTACCTATAAGAGCTGGAGAGTTAGGAATAGTTCATAGACATGAGTTCTCAGGAGCTTTACATGGACTTATGAGAGTTAGAAATTTCACTCAAGACGATGCTCATATATTTATGACACCAGAGCAAATTGAAGATGAAATCATAGGAGTAGTAAACTTAATCGACAAGTTCTACAGAGGACTTTTTGGATTTGAATATGCTATTGAGCTTTCAACAAGACCTGAAAAAGCTATTGGATCTCAAGAAATTTGGGATAAAGCTGAGTCAGCTTTAGAAGGTGCACTGAAAAAATTAGGAAGAGACTATAAGTTAAATCCAGGGGATGGAGCATTCTATGGTCCTAAATTAGACTTCAAAATAAAGGATGCAATTGGAAGAACATGGCAATGTGGAACAATTCAATTAGACTTTAACCTACCTGAAAGATTTGATATCTCTTACATTGGTGAAGATGGAGAAAAGCATAGACCAGTTATGATTCATAGAGTTGTTTATGGATCATTAGAAAGATTTATGGGAATATTAATAGAGCACTATGCAGGAGCTTTCCCTACTTGGTTAGCACCGTGCCAAGTTAAAGTGTTGACAATAAATGATGAAGTGGCTCCATATGCTCAAGAAGTTGTTGAGATGCTAAAAGAAGCAGGAATAAGAGCAGAGATTGATGCTAGAGCAGAGTCAATAGGATATAAAATAAGAGAAGCGAATGGAAGATATAAAGTTCCAGTTCAATTAATCATCGGTAAAAATGAAGTTGAAAACAGAGAAGTAAACGTAAGAAGATTTGGATCGCAAGATCAAGAGTCAATGAGTTTAGATTCGTTCATAAAAATGATGACTGTTGAAGCAAAACCAACTTTTAATTAA
- a CDS encoding queuosine precursor transporter, whose amino-acid sequence MRNELLWGLMLLVNFFSIIFIYKKFGKLGLFMWVPISSILANIQVVLLVNLFGFETTLGNIMYAGGFLVTDILSENYGEEEAKTAVKLGFVSMIVTAVIMKIAVSFIPSAVQEGIGNFQSLKMIFDFMPRILFAGLVAYGVSQRHDVWAYKFWRDRFPSKKHIWIRNNFSTLISQLIDNLIFTSIAFAGVYPLEVLVEIFIVTYIMKVIVATLDTPFVYLASYLKENKKVSENVLV is encoded by the coding sequence ATGAGAAATGAACTTTTATGGGGGCTAATGCTTTTAGTCAACTTTTTTAGCATAATATTTATTTATAAAAAATTTGGAAAACTAGGACTGTTTATGTGGGTTCCTATAAGTAGTATTTTAGCGAATATTCAAGTTGTATTATTAGTTAATCTTTTTGGATTTGAAACTACTTTAGGAAATATAATGTATGCAGGAGGGTTTTTAGTTACAGATATACTCTCTGAAAATTATGGAGAGGAAGAGGCTAAAACAGCTGTAAAACTTGGTTTTGTTAGCATGATTGTAACAGCAGTAATAATGAAAATAGCAGTATCATTTATTCCAAGTGCTGTTCAAGAAGGAATTGGTAATTTTCAAAGTTTAAAAATGATATTTGATTTTATGCCAAGAATACTATTTGCAGGATTGGTAGCTTATGGTGTTTCTCAAAGACATGATGTGTGGGCTTATAAATTTTGGAGAGATAGATTTCCATCTAAAAAACACATTTGGATTAGAAATAACTTCAGTACATTAATAAGTCAATTAATCGATAATTTAATATTTACATCAATAGCTTTTGCAGGTGTTTATCCTCTAGAAGTTTTAGTTGAGATATTTATAGTAACATATATTATGAAGGTAATAGTTGCAACACTAGATACACCTTTTGTATATTTAGCTAGTTATTTAAAAGAAAATAAAAAAGTAAGTGAAAATGTTTTAGTTTAG
- a CDS encoding radical SAM protein: MGIRYNRIENGNKREIVLLKSYPCKYGKCKFCNYIEDNSTDEKEIESVNFETLNEVTGEFKSLEVINSGSVFELPKSTLEKIREVAFKKDITLIYFEIYYGYKNRLSEIREFFKGIDIRFRMGMETFDDDFRINNYGKNFKITEKECEELGKELYSVCLLICAKGQTREMIEKDLELGLKSFKSITVNIFINNGTVVERDEELVKWFVEKYAYLQNDPRVELLIDNKDLGVFEQ, from the coding sequence ATGGGAATTAGGTACAACAGAATCGAAAATGGCAACAAAAGAGAGATTGTTCTTTTAAAAAGTTATCCTTGTAAGTATGGAAAGTGTAAATTCTGCAACTATATAGAGGATAATTCAACAGATGAAAAAGAGATAGAAAGTGTAAATTTTGAAACTTTAAATGAAGTTACAGGAGAGTTTAAATCTTTAGAGGTTATAAATTCAGGGTCAGTGTTTGAACTTCCAAAATCAACTCTTGAAAAAATCAGAGAAGTAGCTTTTAAAAAAGATATAACTCTTATTTATTTTGAAATATATTATGGGTATAAAAATAGATTATCAGAGATAAGAGAGTTTTTTAAAGGGATAGACATAAGATTTAGAATGGGAATGGAAACATTTGATGATGATTTTAGAATAAACAACTATGGAAAGAATTTCAAGATCACAGAAAAAGAGTGCGAAGAGTTGGGGAAAGAACTTTATTCAGTATGTCTTTTAATATGTGCTAAAGGTCAAACAAGAGAGATGATAGAAAAAGATCTAGAATTAGGACTTAAATCTTTTAAAAGTATAACAGTAAATATATTTATAAATAATGGAACAGTGGTCGAAAGAGATGAAGAGTTAGTAAAATGGTTTGTAGAAAAATATGCTTATTTACAAAATGATCCAAGAGTTGAATTGCTTATTGATAATAAGGATTTAGGAGTTTTTGAACAGTAA
- a CDS encoding glycerate kinase, whose translation MKVVVAIDSFKGSLSSYELGEAIELGVKVVYPNAKVIKVPIADGGEGTVESLVEGTEGKFVKVVANNPLMEKIEAIYGIMGDGKTAVIEMAAASGLPLIEKEKRNPMKTTTYGTGELVKDAILKGCREFVIGIGGSATNDAGLGMMQALGYKFLDENKKELGFGGEILSKVRYIDASNKMKELNECNFLVACDVDNPFYGPKGAAEIYSRQKGATEEMVKLLDEGLCDLAAVIKKELGIDVSNMAGAGAAGGLGGGLVAFLNGKLSPGIDMILEKVGLEKELAGVDFVITGEGRLDFQTAMGKAPVGVAKIAKKFSIPVIALAGGVADEAVETHKKGIDSFFSIMNYPMTLEDAMKKENAKKFVKSNTEEIFRLIKVCETRCSK comes from the coding sequence ATGAAAGTTGTAGTTGCAATAGATTCATTTAAAGGAAGCTTAAGTTCATATGAATTGGGAGAAGCAATTGAATTGGGAGTAAAAGTAGTTTATCCAAATGCTAAAGTTATAAAAGTACCGATTGCAGATGGAGGAGAAGGAACAGTTGAATCTCTTGTTGAAGGAACAGAAGGAAAGTTTGTAAAAGTAGTTGCAAACAATCCGTTGATGGAAAAAATTGAAGCAATCTACGGAATAATGGGTGATGGGAAAACAGCTGTTATAGAAATGGCGGCAGCATCGGGATTACCATTAATTGAAAAAGAAAAAAGAAATCCAATGAAGACAACAACATATGGAACAGGGGAATTAGTTAAAGATGCTATTTTGAAAGGGTGTCGTGAGTTTGTAATTGGAATTGGTGGAAGTGCAACAAATGATGCAGGATTAGGGATGATGCAAGCTCTAGGATATAAATTTTTGGATGAAAATAAAAAAGAGTTAGGATTTGGGGGAGAGATATTATCAAAAGTAAGATATATCGATGCTTCAAATAAAATGAAAGAATTAAATGAATGTAATTTTTTAGTGGCTTGTGATGTAGATAATCCGTTTTATGGACCAAAAGGTGCAGCAGAGATATATTCAAGACAAAAGGGTGCAACTGAAGAGATGGTTAAACTTTTAGACGAGGGGCTTTGCGATTTAGCTGCAGTAATAAAAAAAGAACTTGGAATAGATGTTTCTAATATGGCAGGAGCTGGAGCAGCAGGTGGATTAGGTGGAGGACTTGTTGCATTTTTAAATGGAAAGTTATCTCCAGGAATTGATATGATTTTAGAAAAAGTAGGATTAGAGAAAGAACTTGCTGGGGTAGATTTTGTAATCACCGGTGAGGGAAGATTGGATTTTCAAACAGCTATGGGAAAAGCTCCGGTAGGAGTAGCTAAAATAGCTAAAAAATTCTCTATACCTGTTATAGCTTTAGCAGGTGGTGTTGCAGATGAAGCTGTAGAAACTCATAAAAAAGGAATAGATAGTTTCTTTTCAATAATGAATTATCCAATGACTTTAGAGGACGCTATGAAAAAAGAGAATGCCAAAAAATTTGTAAAAAGTAATACAGAAGAAATATTTAGATTAATAAAAGTATGTGAAACAAGATGTTCAAAATAG